The proteins below come from a single Anderseniella sp. Alg231-50 genomic window:
- a CDS encoding sigma 54-interacting transcriptional regulator gives MAHKILIVDDDPAQRRILEELVKRYGFETATADGASQGLDILEASRSKPVDLIILDLVMPEIDGLEFLERLSAYRTSVPVIVQTAQGSIETVVKAMRAGADDFVVKPVNPERLKVSIQNLLKVNALTEEVKRLNQKVSGEMSFDDLIIASPAMSSVVRLGKRAAHSNIPVLIEGESGSGKEMIARAIQGESERRGKAFVAVNCGALPENLVESILFGHEKGAFTGAVGKHIGKFQEADGGTLFLDEVAELPLDIQVKLLRALQEGEIDPVGSRKPVKIDIRLISATNRNMIEMVKNGQFREDLYYRLNVFPVMAPPLRERIEDIAPLVTHFITRFAAEEGRRVKGIDANALELLKTYAWPGNVRQLENTVFRAIVMCEGDQLHIADFPQIAALTDGFDVEVPPAPVPEPAAPAASGADAMIGGQANVTDNAALASTGSTSMVSDGFAIGIPAVTDGGHIRRLEEIEADMIRLALNRYRGQMSEVARKLGIGRSTLYRKMRELGLEARG, from the coding sequence ATGGCACATAAAATTCTGATTGTTGATGACGACCCGGCGCAGCGCCGCATCCTCGAAGAGCTGGTCAAACGGTACGGTTTTGAAACCGCCACCGCCGACGGCGCGAGCCAGGGCCTTGATATTCTCGAGGCGAGCCGCTCCAAACCGGTCGACCTGATTATTCTGGACCTGGTGATGCCGGAAATTGACGGGCTTGAATTTCTCGAGCGCCTTTCCGCCTATCGCACGTCCGTCCCGGTAATCGTGCAAACCGCACAAGGCTCCATTGAAACCGTGGTCAAGGCCATGCGTGCCGGAGCCGATGACTTTGTTGTCAAGCCGGTCAATCCGGAACGGCTGAAAGTTTCCATACAAAACCTTCTGAAGGTCAATGCCCTGACCGAGGAAGTGAAACGGCTGAACCAGAAAGTATCAGGTGAAATGTCGTTTGACGACCTGATCATCGCCAGTCCGGCCATGTCCAGCGTGGTCAGGCTCGGCAAACGGGCGGCTCACTCGAACATTCCGGTCCTGATCGAGGGCGAGAGCGGGTCGGGCAAGGAAATGATTGCCCGCGCCATTCAGGGTGAAAGCGAGCGCAGAGGCAAGGCGTTCGTGGCGGTAAACTGCGGTGCGCTGCCCGAAAACCTGGTCGAAAGCATCTTGTTCGGCCATGAAAAAGGGGCTTTTACAGGTGCGGTTGGCAAACACATCGGCAAGTTCCAGGAAGCTGACGGCGGAACCTTGTTCCTTGACGAAGTCGCGGAACTGCCGCTGGACATACAGGTAAAACTGCTGCGCGCCCTGCAGGAAGGTGAAATCGACCCGGTCGGTTCGCGCAAGCCGGTCAAGATCGATATTCGACTGATTTCCGCAACCAACCGAAACATGATCGAAATGGTCAAAAACGGCCAGTTCCGCGAAGATTTGTATTATCGCCTCAACGTGTTTCCGGTCATGGCGCCGCCATTGCGTGAACGCATTGAGGACATTGCACCACTGGTAACCCATTTCATCACGCGCTTTGCTGCCGAGGAAGGCCGCAGGGTGAAGGGCATTGACGCCAATGCGCTGGAATTGCTCAAGACCTACGCCTGGCCGGGCAATGTCCGCCAGCTCGAAAACACGGTATTCCGGGCCATTGTCATGTGTGAAGGCGATCAGCTTCATATAGCCGATTTCCCGCAGATTGCCGCCCTGACCGATGGCTTCGATGTTGAGGTGCCGCCGGCACCTGTACCCGAACCCGCAGCACCTGCTGCAAGCGGGGCAGATGCCATGATTGGCGGGCAGGCCAACGTCACCGACAACGCCGCACTTGCATCAACCGGGTCAACCAGCATGGTGTCCGACGGCTTTGCCATCGGCATCCCGGCTGTAACCGATGGCGGACACATCCGGCGGCTTGAAGAAATTGAAGCCGATATGATCCGGCTGGCCCTCAATCGCTATCGGGGTCAGATGTCGGAAGTCGCACGCAAGCTGGGAATCGGACGCTCAACCCTGTATCGGAAAATGCGTGAGCTCGGGCTTGAGGCGCGCGGCTAG